The following proteins are co-located in the Clostridia bacterium genome:
- a CDS encoding TolC family protein: MHLAGRTRSFASHILIICCVVLAAASAGAACLAGPANAAASSGVNALPLGAAVEMSLAHSNAIRSAALNLKQAELAHQRASAQNLSEQSVYAEHDAGFALEEARAAYRSSAARVISDTISCCFDLRLAELNMAAKELRLRVAMDYFSQVQSRAKARIAGPLELASAEAASASARLEAEWARDSLDEASAHLARFTGLARDAQLQVVDVIQELPRRIDVDAEIAGAMAHSLDLRQRQNALSLAELKLEGVLAAGSPLLDLKAAEIRVELARLALREVSDLLEGKVVSACNAVLRSKADVRVHEISLDLERKRLQVITGQAAAGLASASDVTSSQATVIEAEYSLLAAAKAHVLNQLELIRIVGDSAESAVADLLAPKAQGGV; this comes from the coding sequence GTGCACCTTGCCGGACGGACCAGATCATTCGCAAGTCACATCCTGATAATCTGCTGCGTCGTTCTTGCCGCGGCCTCTGCTGGGGCTGCATGCCTTGCAGGCCCAGCCAACGCAGCGGCGTCGTCTGGTGTGAACGCCCTGCCGCTAGGCGCCGCAGTTGAGATGTCCTTGGCTCACAGCAATGCCATCCGATCAGCAGCGCTCAACCTGAAGCAGGCCGAGCTTGCGCATCAGAGGGCCTCCGCTCAGAACCTCTCGGAGCAGTCAGTGTACGCGGAACATGACGCGGGATTCGCCTTGGAGGAAGCCAGAGCCGCCTACAGATCAAGCGCGGCAAGGGTCATCTCCGATACGATCTCCTGCTGCTTTGATCTCCGCCTTGCTGAACTCAACATGGCAGCCAAGGAGCTCAGGCTCAGGGTGGCGATGGATTACTTCTCACAGGTTCAGTCCAGAGCCAAAGCCAGAATCGCCGGCCCACTCGAGCTTGCTTCCGCGGAAGCCGCCTCAGCCAGCGCGCGCCTCGAGGCGGAATGGGCGCGCGATTCGCTGGACGAGGCCTCTGCGCATCTTGCCAGATTCACAGGGCTCGCCCGCGATGCCCAGTTGCAGGTCGTCGACGTCATTCAGGAGTTGCCTCGAAGGATTGATGTAGATGCAGAGATCGCCGGAGCGATGGCCCACAGCCTCGATTTGCGGCAGCGGCAGAATGCACTCAGTCTCGCCGAGCTCAAACTGGAAGGAGTACTGGCGGCTGGATCGCCTCTTCTGGATCTGAAGGCAGCGGAGATTCGGGTGGAATTGGCCCGGCTGGCTCTCAGAGAAGTCTCCGACCTTCTAGAGGGCAAAGTGGTATCGGCCTGCAATGCAGTGCTCCGCTCGAAGGCGGACGTCCGAGTTCACGAGATCTCCCTCGATCTGGAACGGAAGAGGCTTCAGGTGATCACCGGCCAGGCTGCCGCGGGCCTAGCCAGCGCATCGGATGTCACATCATCTCAGGCCACCGTAATTGAAGCGGAGTATTCGCTGCTTGCCGCCGCTAAGGCTCACGTTCTTAACCAGCTTGAGCTGATCAGAATCGTAGGGGATAGCGCGGAATCGGCCGTGGCCGACCTCCTCGCGCCAAAGGCACAAGGAGGAGTGTAG
- a CDS encoding TolC family protein codes for MTGDPGKSPCRIALWRARVIRCVACLRFLLVVALAMAPACTGVASSASGPVHNSPPPSDELLGEAPTSGREISWLRMVVSNDPEVRKARSVVDLARLAVDQLVSESAVQVSFEATPTMTLHPSSIGLTGRVSIVARSGLSAMISFDGSSSDAAGTAGSASIACACDLASAVQGRMPSPDLITAQAKLSFAERALKLRECEAGARIVTGIFFLPAYRLSERVCADEADLAQDRVDTLRAAREAGRGSEHALHEAVAALEERLLELQIARSEREALAAGLQAQAVAAGLSSGIAHTVSVCSVIELGESLGTERASESTRGQPVQDEEAIQSACPAVELARGEMLAAESALAHAGSEHAPSLSAWIRVARAYDDQVSWAPARWQLGCTFSTAFGVSEEAARAARLAVADLARAQASLNAAQKDAVAAVQDSVTSLTRLSAEVRLNRMRLDWAEDHLSTVQAQHQAGLVSGCDVAASSLERDRAMAKLAVSCSRLIHEQLRLSALGADTQFIEEVVSLAEASYAP; via the coding sequence ATGACTGGAGACCCCGGGAAGTCGCCGTGCAGGATTGCCCTTTGGCGCGCTCGCGTGATCCGCTGCGTGGCGTGCCTCAGATTCCTCCTAGTGGTCGCGCTGGCCATGGCTCCTGCCTGCACTGGTGTGGCTTCGTCAGCATCCGGGCCTGTGCACAATAGCCCGCCGCCAAGCGATGAATTGCTCGGCGAAGCGCCCACGTCAGGCAGGGAGATCAGCTGGCTCCGAATGGTGGTCTCCAATGATCCAGAGGTTCGCAAGGCCCGCTCGGTTGTGGATCTAGCCAGGCTGGCAGTGGATCAGCTGGTTTCCGAATCCGCTGTGCAAGTATCATTCGAAGCGACTCCAACAATGACACTCCACCCGTCTTCCATAGGGCTGACTGGTAGAGTATCCATAGTTGCCCGCTCGGGGCTATCCGCCATGATCTCATTCGATGGCTCGTCTTCAGACGCCGCCGGAACGGCTGGTTCGGCGTCGATCGCGTGCGCGTGTGACCTGGCGTCAGCTGTTCAAGGCCGTATGCCATCTCCTGACCTGATCACAGCGCAGGCGAAGCTCTCATTCGCTGAGAGGGCGCTGAAGCTGCGGGAGTGCGAAGCAGGGGCGCGGATTGTGACCGGCATTTTCTTTCTGCCTGCATACCGCCTAAGTGAGAGGGTGTGCGCAGACGAGGCTGACCTGGCCCAGGATCGCGTCGATACACTCCGGGCCGCGAGGGAGGCGGGCAGAGGATCCGAACATGCATTACATGAGGCCGTAGCAGCCCTGGAGGAACGCCTACTCGAGCTCCAGATCGCTCGCTCAGAGCGAGAGGCTCTGGCTGCAGGCCTGCAGGCGCAGGCTGTGGCGGCCGGCCTGAGTTCAGGCATCGCCCACACAGTGTCAGTCTGCAGTGTGATTGAGCTTGGGGAATCCCTCGGAACCGAGAGAGCATCTGAATCCACCCGCGGCCAGCCCGTTCAGGATGAAGAAGCTATCCAGTCCGCATGCCCAGCCGTAGAACTCGCACGCGGCGAGATGCTGGCCGCGGAGTCTGCACTGGCGCATGCCGGATCAGAGCACGCTCCCAGCCTCAGTGCCTGGATCCGAGTTGCGAGAGCCTACGACGATCAAGTCAGCTGGGCCCCAGCGCGATGGCAACTGGGCTGCACATTCTCTACAGCCTTCGGTGTCTCGGAGGAGGCAGCGCGTGCAGCCCGCTTGGCAGTGGCCGACCTCGCGAGAGCACAGGCGAGCCTGAACGCTGCACAGAAGGATGCAGTTGCAGCAGTGCAGGATTCCGTGACCAGCCTTACTCGGCTGTCGGCAGAAGTGAGGCTGAACCGGATGCGACTGGATTGGGCCGAGGATCACCTTTCCACTGTTCAAGCGCAGCATCAGGCGGGGCTCGTCTCAGGGTGCGATGTGGCCGCCTCCAGCCTGGAGAGAGACCGGGCAATGGCCAAGCTGGCCGTTTCCTGCAGCAGGCTCATTCACGAGCAGCTGAGGCTGAGCGCGCTCGGAGCCGACACGCAGTTCATTGAGGAGGTGGTATCGCTTGCCGAAGCTTCATACGCGCCGTAG
- a CDS encoding efflux RND transporter periplasmic adaptor subunit, producing the protein MAAVAAALLALRMGGTRKSGYEPLLAAAAGLSTVQVSAGPILEQISCIGSIVPVRMAILRFGASGVVRSVNVKEGTPVAEGAVACSLDASRLEYEKLKADNEWRRACLESPPGIIDERLASLRVAEAELAGAAAAAPFTGIAGAIHVSKGEYVSPGQPAITLMDTSSFEVDIEVDEIDIAHVKVGMSADITLDAIPHVEFPGSVHSVGAATRLRGNVVSIPVRVSLEAKHPLLKPGMTAHVRITSGEISGVPRIPNRSWIDVDGEPSVVAVRDGVPRVVRIATGLSDDANTHVITGLSPGDTIIEDAVALQNVLLRTGAKSRSLTFGIERAP; encoded by the coding sequence TTGGCAGCAGTCGCAGCTGCTCTGCTTGCCCTGCGGATGGGAGGCACGAGGAAGAGCGGCTATGAACCTCTCCTAGCTGCGGCGGCGGGCCTGTCTACTGTGCAGGTGTCCGCAGGTCCAATCTTGGAACAGATATCGTGTATCGGGTCTATCGTTCCCGTGAGAATGGCCATCCTGCGCTTCGGGGCGTCAGGCGTGGTGCGATCGGTGAATGTGAAAGAGGGCACTCCTGTCGCAGAGGGAGCGGTTGCATGCAGTCTCGATGCATCTCGCCTGGAGTATGAGAAGTTGAAGGCCGACAATGAGTGGCGCCGAGCCTGCCTTGAGTCGCCGCCTGGCATCATAGATGAGCGACTGGCCTCTCTCCGAGTTGCTGAGGCGGAACTCGCAGGCGCTGCAGCGGCAGCGCCCTTCACTGGGATCGCAGGAGCAATCCACGTGAGCAAAGGTGAATACGTGTCTCCCGGGCAACCCGCAATCACGCTGATGGATACCTCCTCCTTTGAGGTGGACATCGAGGTCGACGAGATAGACATCGCTCATGTGAAAGTGGGCATGTCCGCAGACATAACCCTAGATGCTATTCCCCATGTGGAGTTCCCAGGGTCGGTCCACTCAGTGGGAGCCGCCACTCGCCTGCGTGGAAACGTGGTGTCAATTCCAGTAAGGGTCAGCCTCGAAGCGAAGCACCCGCTCCTCAAACCGGGCATGACCGCTCATGTGAGGATCACATCCGGGGAGATCAGCGGAGTCCCGAGGATCCCGAATCGATCCTGGATTGATGTTGATGGTGAACCGTCGGTTGTAGCGGTGCGCGACGGCGTTCCCAGAGTAGTGAGGATCGCCACCGGGCTTTCCGATGACGCAAACACCCATGTCATTACGGGTTTGAGCCCCGGTGACACCATCATCGAAGATGCAGTGGCACTCCAGAACGTACTGCTACGCACAGGGGCAAAGAGCCGTTCGCTGACCTTCGGCATCGAGCGGGCTCCGTAG
- a CDS encoding ABC transporter permease has product MGPTEVLTIAVESLLANRGRTALSALGIIIGVASVITMISVGASAERRIGADIAGLGSNLIIVAPSNKLSRPARDYGTLLTPDLAEDICTSSRSIRASAPVVEIHATLYGPASQSSATVAGVTPDYGRIMAPRIALGRGISDSDVARSSCSMVLGWAIASRLFGDSDPVGQTIRVSHGERLTHFIVVGVTEKKASVFVSNSAEQAFIPVTSMLHRLLHRRHVGMLLFQAESGSHIAEAMAHIERRLLLASGSPDAFTVTSQEGLLDAMRQATATMTLLLGATAGISLVVGGIGIMNTLLASVAERTREVGLRKSLGARNRDIMLQFLAESVALSIMGGAPGLLVGWLAGAAIADAAGWPHGFSASSVVAALGVSSTVGVAFGMYPALKASRMNPIVALRQG; this is encoded by the coding sequence TTGGGTCCAACCGAAGTCCTGACGATTGCAGTTGAGAGCCTTCTGGCCAACAGAGGGCGGACCGCGTTATCCGCCCTGGGAATCATCATCGGAGTGGCATCAGTGATCACCATGATCTCAGTGGGCGCCAGTGCAGAGCGGCGCATAGGGGCGGATATAGCCGGGCTTGGGTCGAATCTCATCATTGTCGCCCCAAGCAATAAGCTGTCGAGGCCTGCCAGGGACTATGGCACGCTGCTTACTCCCGATCTGGCAGAAGACATATGCACCAGCTCACGCTCAATACGCGCCTCGGCCCCCGTAGTCGAAATCCACGCCACGCTGTATGGACCCGCTTCGCAATCATCTGCCACAGTCGCGGGAGTGACTCCCGACTATGGGCGCATCATGGCGCCTCGCATCGCCCTTGGCCGCGGAATCTCCGATAGCGACGTGGCGCGCTCGTCCTGTTCCATGGTTCTTGGATGGGCGATCGCATCACGGCTTTTCGGGGATTCGGATCCTGTCGGTCAAACCATCCGTGTTTCGCACGGGGAACGTCTCACTCACTTCATAGTCGTGGGCGTGACCGAGAAAAAAGCAAGCGTGTTCGTATCGAACTCCGCTGAGCAGGCTTTCATTCCCGTGACCTCAATGCTTCACAGGCTGCTTCACAGGCGCCATGTGGGAATGCTGCTGTTCCAAGCCGAATCCGGCTCCCATATTGCTGAAGCAATGGCCCACATAGAACGTCGTCTCTTGCTCGCCTCCGGAAGCCCCGACGCCTTCACTGTCACATCCCAGGAGGGGCTTCTGGACGCGATGAGGCAGGCAACAGCCACCATGACGCTGCTCCTCGGCGCCACGGCAGGGATAAGCCTGGTTGTCGGCGGAATAGGGATCATGAACACCCTGCTGGCCTCAGTGGCAGAGAGAACCCGCGAGGTAGGGCTTCGGAAATCCCTTGGCGCGCGAAACCGCGACATCATGCTTCAGTTCCTGGCCGAGTCGGTCGCCCTGAGCATCATGGGCGGAGCGCCCGGCCTTCTCGTGGGGTGGCTCGCCGGCGCTGCAATCGCAGATGCAGCGGGATGGCCCCACGGGTTCAGTGCATCCTCCGTAGTTGCAGCTCTGGGAGTCTCCTCCACTGTTGGAGTAGCATTCGGCATGTATCCTGCTCTCAAAGCTTCACGGATGAACCCCATAGTCGCCCTGAGGCAGGGCTGA
- a CDS encoding caspase family protein yields the protein MRTRNMAAFLLLAVVLSLVCAGCGPEPVGTGAIEGWVMRNVDAKGASAGAKQPMIVMGAAPKVGSYVGLDGARVLVERSGRQYVGYTDTGGYFRIGGLRAGTYSVTITHARFLDSYRTWCDVRDGQTTGIGARTLGSLHILVIGINNYTTPVNPLQYATPDAEYFHQVLGQENNLAKQVVLLTDEQATRSGIESAIRSMGEEIFPGDTFMMFYSGHGAQSSDGTTEYIVPQDYNGSSSSLISDAQLNALVDAYIYADHCVFVFDSCHSGGMYRAASAWLPKGFTRSTGFEVMAKNLSSRGFIVITACDKDEVSWEDSQLGHGVFTYQFVGGMREPGYYADGAFQVGPRDGEISTEEAFRYAEYYVNDWMNKNPGKVQTPTIYRGLSGAEVWGMFRY from the coding sequence GTGAGAACTCGCAATATGGCTGCCTTTCTCCTACTGGCAGTCGTCTTGTCTCTGGTATGCGCGGGCTGCGGGCCAGAGCCGGTCGGAACAGGCGCCATCGAGGGATGGGTAATGAGGAATGTTGATGCCAAGGGAGCATCCGCAGGCGCTAAACAGCCCATGATCGTGATGGGCGCCGCGCCGAAGGTCGGATCCTATGTGGGGCTGGATGGCGCCCGAGTCCTTGTGGAGAGATCAGGCCGACAGTATGTAGGCTACACCGACACTGGCGGGTATTTCCGAATTGGCGGATTGAGGGCCGGCACATACTCCGTAACCATTACCCATGCGCGGTTCCTTGATTCATATCGGACTTGGTGCGATGTGCGGGACGGGCAGACCACGGGCATCGGGGCGCGTACACTGGGATCGCTTCACATACTCGTGATCGGGATAAACAACTACACTACGCCGGTCAACCCGTTGCAGTATGCAACGCCGGACGCGGAGTACTTCCACCAGGTGTTGGGGCAGGAAAACAACCTGGCTAAGCAGGTAGTGCTGCTCACCGATGAGCAGGCCACCAGGAGTGGGATTGAGAGCGCGATCCGAAGCATGGGCGAGGAGATATTCCCAGGCGACACCTTCATGATGTTCTACTCCGGCCACGGCGCTCAGTCGTCGGACGGGACGACTGAGTACATCGTCCCACAGGACTACAACGGCTCATCTAGCAGCCTCATTTCCGACGCTCAGCTCAATGCATTAGTGGATGCCTATATCTATGCAGATCACTGCGTGTTCGTCTTCGACTCCTGCCACTCCGGAGGTATGTATAGGGCAGCTTCAGCGTGGTTGCCCAAGGGGTTCACAAGGTCCACCGGCTTTGAGGTCATGGCGAAGAACCTATCCAGCCGTGGCTTCATCGTGATCACAGCCTGCGACAAGGACGAAGTCTCGTGGGAGGATAGTCAGCTCGGTCACGGAGTGTTCACATACCAGTTTGTTGGGGGCATGAGGGAGCCCGGGTACTACGCCGACGGAGCCTTTCAGGTGGGTCCTCGCGATGGAGAGATTTCCACTGAAGAGGCGTTCAGGTACGCTGAATACTATGTTAATGACTGGATGAACAAGAACCCCGGCAAGGTGCAGACCCCCACGATATACCGTGGCCTCTCAGGCGCTGAAGTCTGGGGCATGTTCAGATACTGA